The window ATCTAATGGTGTATCTACCATAATGGTATCTAACAGGTCCTTTGATAAAGCAGCAGCCATGGCCGAGGAATTTAAGGGCAGGGCAGTAAAGTTTGATGAGTTATTTAACTATATGGTTCATGCCGATATTGTAATTAGCGCTACGGCAGCACGTCACCATATAATAACTGCACAAAACATGGCTTTAGTAATGGAAAAGAGAAAAAACAAAACCATTCTCTTGATTGATATAGCCGTTCCCAGAGATATTGAGCCTTCTGTAGGATCTATTCATGGGGTAAAGCTGTATGATATTGATGCCATGAAAAATGTAGTTGATAAAAATCTGGAAGAAAGAAAACTCAAAGCACAAGCTGCTGAAGAGATTATTGAGGAGGAATTGGATAATTTCTTTAAATGGCTGAACTCCCTTTTTGTTGTTCCTACCATTGTAGCTTTACAGAAAAAAGCTGAAAGAATAAAATATAAAGAATTTGAAAGGGCAAGAAATAGATTAGATGGCTTTACGCAGAGGGAAGAAAAAGTACTAGGAAGTATGGTAAACTCTATAATAAAACAGCTTATTCACGATCCAATTATGGTTCTCAAGGATCAGGCAGCATCAGGGCAAGGACATTTATATTCAGAAATATGTCAGAACCTTTTTAATTTAGATATTGAAGGTCAAAAAGCTCTAGAAACTGCTGTTTATAGTTTTGACCACACTAAACATGAAAAAGATGGTGATGAAGTTGAAGAAAGAGATTGTTTTAGGAACAAGGGACAGTCACCTTGCTGTTTGGCAAACAAATTGGGTGCTAGAAAGGCTGAAGGAGCTCAATCCTGATAGAATTTTTTCAATAAAATACATTAAAACCCAGGGGGATAAAATTCTTGATGTAGCTTTATCCAAAATTGGTGATAAAGGTCTCTTTACAAAAGAGCTGGAAGTGGCCCTTTTACAGGGTGAAATTGACCTGGCCGTGCA of the Desulfitibacter alkalitolerans DSM 16504 genome contains:
- the hemA gene encoding glutamyl-tRNA reductase, with translation MYILIVGLNHRTAPVEIREKLTFTKTQMPKALEELHSKKDINGCIILATCNRTEIYATVYDIEKGLNSVKDFMSTCCNFNKNELGQYLYVKTLYDGVRHLFRVVSGLDSMVLGETQILGQIKEAYEEALKNKTTNNILNSFFQHAISVGKRVRTETQIDHNAVSISYVAVELAKQIFENLSERTVLVLGAGEMSRLTAKHLLSNGVSTIMVSNRSFDKAAAMAEEFKGRAVKFDELFNYMVHADIVISATAARHHIITAQNMALVMEKRKNKTILLIDIAVPRDIEPSVGSIHGVKLYDIDAMKNVVDKNLEERKLKAQAAEEIIEEELDNFFKWLNSLFVVPTIVALQKKAERIKYKEFERARNRLDGFTQREEKVLGSMVNSIIKQLIHDPIMVLKDQAASGQGHLYSEICQNLFNLDIEGQKALETAVYSFDHTKHEKDGDEVEERDCFRNKGQSPCCLANKLGARKAEGAQS